A DNA window from Leptospira montravelensis contains the following coding sequences:
- a CDS encoding RES family NAD+ phosphorylase, giving the protein MKYTLHRQKNATQGKFNKHKVSIFYGATNLDTVISEMRPHPGHHVSIAQFKTKKNLKIIDLTSFKLENFCNSDKELWSYNFLSHLQNFINTPILPEEKKSLYKFTIAIAEYFNQNSYSGLLYKSSISNGNNVALFDKQVTLIPGSAELYKISSVTFKKEKVI; this is encoded by the coding sequence ATGAAATATACTCTCCACCGGCAAAAAAACGCGACTCAAGGAAAATTCAACAAACATAAAGTTTCAATTTTCTATGGAGCGACAAACCTAGATACAGTAATTTCAGAAATGAGGCCTCATCCTGGGCACCATGTATCAATCGCCCAATTTAAAACAAAAAAAAATTTAAAAATTATTGATCTAACTTCGTTCAAATTAGAAAATTTTTGTAATTCTGATAAAGAATTATGGTCATACAATTTCTTATCTCATTTGCAAAATTTTATAAATACGCCTATTTTACCAGAAGAGAAAAAAAGCTTATATAAGTTTACGATTGCAATAGCCGAATATTTTAATCAAAATAGTTATTCAGGATTACTATACAAAAGCTCAATATCAAACGGAAACAATGTTGCCCTATTTGATAAACAAGTCACATTAATTCCTGGCTCGGCAGAATTATATAAAATTAGCAGTGTCACCTTCAAAAAAGAAAAAGTAATTTAG